One genomic segment of Natrialbaceae archaeon AArc-T1-2 includes these proteins:
- the idsA3 gene encoding geranylfarnesyl diphosphate synthase, which yields MTSFERREQAVLEAVRERRELVNDAIPEELPVQCPERLYEASRYLLDAGGKRLRPTVLLTVAEALADVDPLSGDYRQFPTLCTDPDTVDVMDAAVSVEVIQSFTLIHDDIMDDDDLRRGVPAVHKEYDLETAILAGDTLYSKAFEIMLETGAAPERTVEALDVLANTCTQICEGQSLDVDFEDREDVTPEEYLEMVEQKTAVLYAASACLPAILLGADDETVDALYGYGLDVGRAFQIHDDVLDLTVPSEKLGKQRGSDLVENKQTLITVHAREQGVDIDGLVETDDVDDVTEAEVDDAVAALEAAGSVAYARETARELVDRGKGRLDVLPENEAHDLLLELANFLIERGY from the coding sequence ATGACCAGTTTCGAGAGACGGGAGCAGGCGGTGCTCGAGGCGGTCCGGGAACGTCGCGAACTGGTCAACGACGCAATTCCCGAAGAGCTGCCGGTTCAGTGTCCGGAACGTCTCTATGAGGCCTCACGATACCTGCTCGACGCCGGGGGAAAGCGACTGCGCCCGACCGTCTTGCTCACCGTCGCGGAGGCACTCGCCGACGTCGATCCGCTGTCGGGCGACTACCGTCAGTTCCCGACGCTGTGTACCGACCCCGACACCGTCGACGTGATGGACGCCGCCGTCAGCGTCGAGGTCATCCAGTCGTTCACGCTGATCCACGACGACATCATGGACGACGACGACCTCAGACGCGGGGTGCCGGCCGTCCACAAGGAGTACGACCTCGAGACTGCGATTCTCGCGGGCGATACGCTCTACTCGAAGGCCTTCGAGATCATGCTCGAGACGGGCGCAGCACCCGAACGAACGGTCGAGGCGCTCGACGTGCTCGCAAACACCTGCACGCAAATCTGTGAGGGCCAGAGCCTCGACGTCGACTTCGAAGACCGCGAGGACGTCACGCCCGAAGAGTACCTCGAGATGGTCGAACAGAAGACCGCGGTGTTGTACGCCGCGTCGGCGTGTCTTCCTGCGATCTTGCTGGGCGCAGACGACGAGACGGTCGACGCGCTGTACGGCTACGGCCTCGACGTCGGCCGTGCGTTCCAGATCCACGACGACGTGCTCGACCTCACGGTGCCAAGCGAGAAACTCGGCAAACAGCGTGGCAGCGACTTAGTCGAGAACAAACAGACGCTGATCACCGTCCACGCTCGCGAACAGGGCGTCGACATCGACGGCCTCGTCGAGACGGACGACGTCGACGACGTCACCGAAGCCGAGGTCGACGACGCCGTCGCCGCCCTCGAAGCGGCCGGCTCGGTCGCATACGCACGGGAGACGGCTCGAGAGCTCGTCGATCGCGGGAAGGGTCGCCTCGACGTGTTGCCGGAGAACGAGGCCCACGACCTGTTGCTCGAGCTCGCGAACTTCCTTATCGAACGAGGGTACTAG
- a CDS encoding gamma carbonic anhydrase family protein, with product MIRSFDGHVPEIAASAYVDESATVVGDVTIGDDVSVWPGAVLRGDRGRIVLEEGANVQDNATVHEGAEIGPYSTVGHNAIVHAATVGKRCMVGMGAIVLDDSTIGDESLVGANSVVTEGTEIPDSSLAVGTPAEVIKEVEDSYWHDAADRYIELSATHEATGDVLDREKTLPER from the coding sequence ATGATTCGATCGTTCGACGGACACGTCCCCGAGATCGCCGCGTCGGCGTACGTCGACGAGAGCGCGACCGTCGTCGGTGACGTCACGATAGGCGACGACGTGAGCGTTTGGCCCGGTGCCGTGCTCCGGGGCGACCGCGGAAGGATCGTCCTCGAGGAGGGTGCCAACGTCCAGGACAACGCCACGGTCCACGAGGGTGCCGAGATCGGCCCGTACTCGACCGTCGGGCACAACGCCATCGTCCACGCCGCAACCGTCGGGAAGCGGTGTATGGTCGGGATGGGCGCGATCGTGCTGGACGACTCGACGATCGGCGACGAGAGTCTCGTCGGCGCAAACAGCGTCGTCACCGAGGGAACGGAGATTCCCGACTCGTCACTCGCCGTCGGCACGCCGGCGGAGGTCATCAAGGAGGTCGAAGACTCCTACTGGCACGACGCCGCCGATCGGTACATCGAGCTCTCGGCGACACACGAGGCGACGGGTGA
- a CDS encoding glutamate--tRNA ligase — MNDELRERVEREAEKHALLNAVKHDSDADVGAIMGPLMGDNPDFREHGDEIPGVIGGVVGRVNDLSAEEKRDRLEELAPEELEALEAEDEGEEHPLPDLSNADEYDEVRMRCAPNPNGPWHVGHARMPAVIGTYRERYDGWFCVRFDDTDPETKRPDLEAYDDILEDLEYLGFEPDAVYRASDRLETYYDHARELIELGGAYTCSCPGEEFSDLKNAGEPCPHREKDTETVLEEFEAMIAGEYESGELVLRVKTDIEHKNPALRDWVAFRMIDTPHPREDASEYRCWPMLDFQSGIDDHLIGITHIIRGIDLQDSAKRQRFVYDYFDWEYPEVVHWGHVNVDAYDVKMSTSTIKELIEDGVLDGWDDPRAPTLSSLRRRGIRGEAIVDAMVELGTSTSDVDLAMSSIYATNRELVDDETDRRFFVREGTDLPLAGNVPDEANPPLHPDHAERGVREIPVGDAVSIEPADLPDSDERVWLKGLGCVRYTGDALEYTDDDIEVVREGEVDVVHWVPTDESVPVRMRTIDGDVTGRAEPGVAFLTADDLVQFERVGFARIDSVPEDDETVAYYTHP, encoded by the coding sequence ATGAACGACGAGTTACGCGAGCGCGTCGAGCGCGAAGCCGAGAAACACGCGCTGTTGAACGCCGTCAAACACGACAGCGACGCCGACGTCGGCGCGATCATGGGACCGCTGATGGGCGACAACCCCGACTTTCGCGAACACGGCGACGAGATTCCAGGCGTCATCGGCGGCGTCGTCGGTCGGGTCAACGACCTCTCCGCCGAGGAAAAACGCGACCGCCTCGAGGAACTCGCCCCCGAGGAACTCGAAGCGCTCGAGGCCGAGGACGAGGGCGAGGAGCACCCGCTTCCGGACCTGTCCAACGCCGACGAGTACGACGAGGTCCGGATGCGGTGTGCGCCGAACCCCAACGGCCCATGGCACGTCGGTCACGCCCGCATGCCCGCGGTGATCGGCACCTACCGCGAGCGATACGACGGCTGGTTCTGCGTGCGCTTCGACGACACCGATCCCGAGACGAAACGGCCCGATCTGGAGGCCTACGACGACATCCTCGAGGACCTCGAGTACCTCGGCTTCGAGCCCGACGCCGTCTACCGGGCCAGCGACCGCCTCGAGACCTACTACGACCACGCCAGGGAGCTGATCGAACTGGGCGGGGCCTACACCTGTTCCTGTCCGGGCGAGGAGTTCTCGGACCTGAAAAACGCCGGTGAGCCCTGTCCACACCGCGAGAAGGACACAGAGACCGTCCTCGAGGAGTTCGAGGCGATGATCGCAGGCGAGTACGAAAGCGGCGAGCTGGTCTTGCGGGTGAAAACCGACATCGAGCACAAAAATCCCGCGCTCCGGGACTGGGTCGCGTTCCGGATGATCGACACGCCCCACCCCCGCGAGGACGCCAGCGAGTATCGGTGCTGGCCGATGCTCGATTTCCAGTCGGGCATCGACGACCACCTGATCGGGATTACCCACATCATCCGGGGCATCGACCTGCAAGACTCTGCAAAGCGCCAGCGGTTCGTCTACGACTACTTCGACTGGGAGTACCCCGAAGTCGTCCACTGGGGCCACGTCAACGTCGACGCCTACGACGTGAAGATGAGCACCTCGACGATCAAAGAGCTGATCGAGGACGGCGTTCTCGACGGCTGGGACGACCCGCGCGCGCCGACGCTTTCGAGCCTCCGGCGTCGGGGGATCCGCGGCGAGGCCATCGTCGACGCGATGGTCGAACTCGGCACCTCGACCAGCGACGTCGACCTCGCGATGAGTTCGATCTACGCTACCAACCGCGAGTTAGTCGACGACGAGACCGACCGGCGCTTTTTTGTCCGGGAGGGTACCGACCTCCCGCTCGCCGGCAACGTCCCCGACGAGGCGAACCCGCCGCTTCATCCCGATCACGCCGAGCGCGGCGTCCGGGAGATCCCCGTCGGCGACGCCGTCTCCATAGAGCCCGCAGACCTCCCCGATTCCGACGAGCGCGTCTGGCTCAAGGGACTGGGCTGTGTTCGCTACACCGGCGACGCCCTCGAGTACACCGACGACGACATCGAGGTCGTCCGCGAGGGCGAGGTCGACGTCGTCCACTGGGTTCCCACAGACGAGAGCGTCCCCGTTCGGATGCGGACGATAGACGGCGACGTCACGGGACGGGCCGAACCCGGCGTCGCTTTCCTCACAGCCGACGATCTGGTCCAGTTCGAACGCGTCGGCTTCGCCCGGATCGACAGCGTACCCGAGGACGACGAGACGGTGGCGTACTACACCCACCCGTAG
- a CDS encoding ribonuclease J: MEIEIATIGGYEEVGRQMTAVRAGDDVVIFDMGLNLSQVLIHDNVETERMHSLDLIDMGAIPDDRVMSDLEGDVQAIVPTHGHLDHIGAISKLAHRYNAPIVATPFTIELVKQQIEGEQKFGVENDLIKMDAGETMSIGDSGQVDLEFVNVTHSIIDAINPVLHTPEGAIVYGLDKRMDHSPVIGDPIDMKRFREIGREGNGVLCYIEDCTNANKKGRTPSENVAREHLRDVLYSMEDYDGGIVATTFSSHIARVTSLVEFAKDIGRQPVLLGRSMEKYSGTAERLDFVDFPSDLGMFGHRKSVDRTFKRIMNEGKENFLPVVTGHQGEPRAMLTRMARGETPYELDDGDKVVFSARVIPEPTNEGQRYQAEKLLGMQGARIYDDIHVSGHLNQEGHYTMLDALKPQHIIPAHQDLKGLSGYVNLCEDEGYRMGRDLHVSRNGNLIQLVD; this comes from the coding sequence ATGGAAATCGAAATCGCGACAATCGGCGGCTACGAAGAAGTCGGGCGGCAGATGACTGCCGTCCGCGCCGGAGACGACGTCGTCATCTTCGACATGGGTCTGAACCTCTCGCAGGTACTGATCCACGACAACGTCGAAACCGAACGGATGCACAGCTTAGATCTGATCGACATGGGCGCGATCCCCGACGACCGGGTCATGTCCGACTTAGAGGGCGACGTCCAAGCGATCGTCCCAACTCACGGTCACCTGGATCACATCGGGGCGATCAGCAAACTCGCCCACCGGTACAACGCGCCCATCGTGGCGACGCCGTTTACGATCGAGCTGGTCAAACAGCAGATCGAGGGTGAACAGAAATTCGGCGTCGAGAACGACCTGATCAAGATGGACGCCGGCGAGACGATGTCGATCGGCGATTCGGGCCAGGTCGACCTCGAGTTCGTCAACGTCACTCACTCGATCATCGACGCGATCAACCCCGTCCTCCACACGCCCGAGGGCGCGATCGTCTACGGGCTTGACAAACGGATGGACCACTCGCCGGTCATCGGCGACCCGATCGACATGAAGCGGTTCCGCGAGATCGGTCGCGAGGGCAACGGCGTGCTCTGTTACATCGAGGACTGTACCAACGCGAACAAGAAAGGGCGCACGCCAAGCGAGAACGTCGCCCGCGAGCACCTGCGGGACGTCCTCTACAGCATGGAAGATTACGACGGCGGGATCGTCGCGACGACGTTCTCCTCACACATCGCCCGGGTGACCTCGCTGGTCGAGTTCGCGAAGGACATCGGCCGCCAGCCCGTCCTGCTGGGCCGGTCGATGGAGAAGTATTCGGGAACCGCCGAACGACTGGACTTCGTCGACTTCCCCTCTGATCTCGGGATGTTCGGTCACCGCAAGTCCGTCGACCGCACGTTCAAACGGATCATGAACGAGGGCAAGGAGAATTTCTTACCTGTGGTCACGGGCCACCAGGGCGAGCCCCGTGCGATGTTGACCCGCATGGCTCGCGGCGAGACGCCGTACGAACTCGACGACGGCGACAAGGTCGTCTTCTCCGCACGGGTCATTCCGGAGCCGACCAACGAGGGCCAGCGCTACCAGGCCGAGAAACTGCTGGGCATGCAGGGCGCTCGCATCTACGACGACATCCACGTCTCGGGCCACCTCAACCAGGAAGGTCACTACACGATGCTCGACGCCCTCAAGCCCCAGCACATCATTCCCGCCCACCAGGACCTGAAGGGGCTGTCGGGCTACGTGAACCTCTGTGAAGACGAGGGATACAGGATGGGCCGCGACCTCCACGTCTCGCGCAACGGAAACCTCATCCAGCTCGTCGATTGA